The following proteins come from a genomic window of Lycium ferocissimum isolate CSIRO_LF1 chromosome 4, AGI_CSIRO_Lferr_CH_V1, whole genome shotgun sequence:
- the LOC132054285 gene encoding uncharacterized protein LOC132054285 yields MEKYGVKHRVETPYHPQTSGQVDASNWEIKSILAKKYKTPIGNPPFELVFGKACHLPVKLEHKAMWALKMLNMDWEEATKLRFFQLNEMDEFRCQAYESAAVYKERMKQYHDKKILKRDFQKGDPILLYNSRLKLLPSKLKSKWFVLFEVVSASPHGAIELKFGDGTHTFKVNGQRVNHYHGCIDGDKILDRHRLKHVTLLTRSKNGYHRRAATLNQALLGRQPKFTSLLFFIFVA; encoded by the exons ATGGAGAAGTATGGTGTGAAACATAGGGTGGAAACTCCTTATCACCCTCAGACAAGTGGGCAAGTTGATGCCTCAAACTGGGAGATCAAGAGTATTTTGGCCAAGAAG TACAAGACCCCGATTGGGAATCCACCTTTCGAGCTAGTTTTTGGCAAAGCTTGCCACCTACCCGTTAAACTGGAGCACAAGGCCATGTGGGCGTTGAAGATGCTAAACATGGATTGGGAAGAAGCAACTAAGCTCCGATTTTTTCAACTCAATGAAATGGATGAATTCCGCTGTCAGGCCTATGAAAGTGCAGCAGTGTATAAAGAGAGGATGAAGCAGTATCATGATAAGAAAATCCTCAAGCGAGACTTCCAAAAGGGTGATCCGATCTTGCTGTATAATTCTAGACTGAAGCTACTACCGAGCAAGTTGAAATCAAAGTGGTTTGTTCTTTTCGAGGTGGTGAGTGCTTCACCCCATGGGGCGATTGAATTGAAGTTTGGAGATGGGACTCACACATTTAAGGTGAACGGGCAAAGGGTGAATCACTACCATGGTTGCATTGATGGTGATAAGATCCTGGATCGGCACAGATTGAAGCATGTTACACTCCTGACCCGGAGTAAAAACGGGTACCACCGTCGGGCCGCGAcattaaatcaagcgcttcttgggaggcaacccaagttcACTTCTctattgttttttatttttgtagctTAG